One window of the Bacillus sp. (in: firmicutes) genome contains the following:
- a CDS encoding IS1380 family transposase — MVTLTKKTLDFNRKIKLSNDGGSLSSDTGELLFREFDEKIGFSKTLE; from the coding sequence ATGGTTACTTTAACGAAAAAAACGCTTGATTTCAATCGAAAAATTAAATTGTCAAATGATGGAGGCTCTCTTTCCTCAGATACGGGTGAACTTCTTTTCAGAGAGTTTGATGAAAAAATTGGATTTTCAAAGACTTTGGAAAA